The stretch of DNA CCGCTTGCCGAGGAAGTCGTCCTTCTTCTTCGACACCGCCCAGCTCATCCCGAGGTCGTGCGGAGTGACCGTGCCGTCGGTGTCCTGCCCGACGATGGGAAAACCCTTCTCCGCACGCAGGACGTGCATGGTCTCGGTGCCGTACGGGGTGATCTTGAAGGGTTCGCCCGCGTCGTAGAGCGCTTCCCACACCTCGCGCCCGTACCACCGCGGAACGTTGATCTCGAAAGCGAGCTCGCCGGAGAAGCTGATCCGGCACACCCGCGCCCGCCGGCCCGCGACGATCCCGTCCCGCCAGGACATGAACGGGAAGCTGTCGTTGTCCAGCTCGATGCCCGAGGCCACGCGGCTCAGCACCGCCCGCGAATCCGGCCCGGCCAGCGCGATGGTCGCCCAGTGCTCGGTGACCGAGGTCAGGTGCACCTGCAGGTTGGTCCACTCGGTCTGCAGCCAGTCCTCCAGCCACTCCAGCACGCCTGCGGCGTTCCCGGACGTGGTGCTGATCAGGTACCGGTGCTCGCCGGTGCGCGTGACGGTGCCGTCGTCGAAGACCATGCCGTCGGCGGTGCACATCACCCCGTACCGGATGCGGCCGACCTTGAGGGTGCTCATCTTGTTCGTGTAGACGAGATCCAGGAATTCGGCCGCATCCGGCCCCTGCACGTCGATCTTGCCCAAAGTGGACACGTCCTGGATGCCCACACCGCCGCGCACCGCGCGGCATTCGCGCAGCACCGCGGTTTGCATCTGCTCCCCGGGCAGCGGGTAGTACCACGGGCGCTTCCACTGCCCCACGTTCTCGAAGGGCGCGCTGTGCTCGACGTGCCAGTCGTGCATGGCGGTGACGCGGATCGGGTCGTAGCGGTCCCCTCTGTCGCGTCCGGCCAGCGCGGCGAAGGTCACCGGCGTGTAGGGAGCGCGGAAGGTCGTCGCCCCGACTTCGGCGAACCGCTTGCCGAGCAGCTCCGCGATGATCCCCGTGGACAGCGGTCCCGACGTCTTGCCCTGGTCGTGCGCGGTGCCGATCGTGGTGAAGCGCTTGACGTGCTCGACCGAGTCCATCCCGGCGCCGATGGCTTTGCGGATGTCGGCGACCGTGGCGTCCCGGGCGAGGTCGACGAACTGGTGGTGCCCTTCGGAATCCGCCGGACTCGGCAGCAACCACACGTCTCGGCCCGCCAGCACGGGCGGATTCTTCGCGACGGGAACCCGGCCCGGTTCCGCGTCGAAACCGGCGGCGCGTGCCGCGTCGACACCCGCTTGCGCACCGCTGTGCAGGCAGTCGGCCGTGGCGAACGAGCCCGCCGCCGCACCCGCCGACCGCACCCTGCGATCGTCCTGTTCGGGCACGAAAGCACCGATTTCCGGGCTGTAGCGGAGTTCTCCCCCGGATTGGCTGTGCAGGTGCACGGCCGGCGTCCATCCACCGGAGGCCAGCAGCAGATCGCAACCGACGACCTGCCGGACGGGCGCCGGGCGGTCCTCGCTGGTGTCCACATTGGTCAGATGTACGCTGGAAATCCGCTCGCTGCCGGATGTTCCGACCACCGCCGCGCTCGGCCGGATGGTGATTCCGCGCTCGATGCACAACGAAGCCCAGTAGGTCGACACGACCTCCCGCGCGTCGACGATGGCGGCGATCTCGACCCCGGCATCGTGCAGGTCGATGGCCGCCCCGTAGGCGCTGTCGTTGGTGGTGAACACGACCGCGCGCCGCCCCGGAAGCACGCCGTACCGGTGCAGGTACGTCCGCGCCGCTGAGGCAAGCATCGTGCCGGGACGGTCGTTGCCCGCGAACACCAGCGGGCTCTCGTGCGAACCGGTCGCCAGCACCACTTCTCCCGCGCGGATGCGCCAGATCCGCTGGCGGCTGTGCGCGTCGTCGCCGCGGTGCTCCACGGCCACCAAGTAGTTCTGGTCGTAGTGGCCGAACACCGTCGTGCGCGGCAGCATTCGCAACTCCTCGCACGAGTCGAGCTCCGCGACCGCCCGCTGCACCCACCGGGTTCCGGCAGCGTTGTCCAGGGTTTCGCCGTTTCCCAGCAGGCTGCCGCCGAACTCCGCATCGGCGTCCGCGATGATCACCCGCGCCCCGC from Saccharopolyspora sp. SCSIO 74807 encodes:
- a CDS encoding 2Fe-2S iron-sulfur cluster-binding protein — its product is MSNEYRLAEGGRIDRGRTVRFRFDGRDYEGYEGDTLASALLANGVHQVGTSIRYGRPRGIVAAGSEEPNALVQIEKPFPEPMLPATTVELRDGLEAIGLPGQGRLATEPDPARYDAMHAQCDVLVVGAGPAGLSAALNAARSGARVIIADADAEFGGSLLGNGETLDNAAGTRWVQRAVAELDSCEELRMLPRTTVFGHYDQNYLVAVEHRGDDAHSRQRIWRIRAGEVVLATGSHESPLVFAGNDRPGTMLASAARTYLHRYGVLPGRRAVVFTTNDSAYGAAIDLHDAGVEIAAIVDAREVVSTYWASLCIERGITIRPSAAVVGTSGSERISSVHLTNVDTSEDRPAPVRQVVGCDLLLASGGWTPAVHLHSQSGGELRYSPEIGAFVPEQDDRRVRSAGAAAGSFATADCLHSGAQAGVDAARAAGFDAEPGRVPVAKNPPVLAGRDVWLLPSPADSEGHHQFVDLARDATVADIRKAIGAGMDSVEHVKRFTTIGTAHDQGKTSGPLSTGIIAELLGKRFAEVGATTFRAPYTPVTFAALAGRDRGDRYDPIRVTAMHDWHVEHSAPFENVGQWKRPWYYPLPGEQMQTAVLRECRAVRGGVGIQDVSTLGKIDVQGPDAAEFLDLVYTNKMSTLKVGRIRYGVMCTADGMVFDDGTVTRTGEHRYLISTTSGNAAGVLEWLEDWLQTEWTNLQVHLTSVTEHWATIALAGPDSRAVLSRVASGIELDNDSFPFMSWRDGIVAGRRARVCRISFSGELAFEINVPRWYGREVWEALYDAGEPFKITPYGTETMHVLRAEKGFPIVGQDTDGTVTPHDLGMSWAVSKKKDDFLGKRSFSRSDTARTDRKHLVGLLPKNPDLVLPEGAALVGSAELPEPPVPMLGHVTSSYRSAALRTGFSLALVKGGRDRIGATIYSLVGNRLVPLEVTEPVLYDKEGARRDG